Proteins encoded together in one Planctomyces sp. SH-PL14 window:
- a CDS encoding ImuA family protein — translation MVEIETRTRRLGALRKQIQECGREVSRQPASVRSTGCRGLDELLTHQGIGRGTLVEWLGDGMASGAATLSLTVGRAICPEGRPVVLIDRLQVLFPLALKLLGFDLARIVIVRPSSEQEALWAFEETLRCAGVGFVWANIERLSGTSFRRLQLAAETANGVGFLLRSARALPQPSWAESRLVVRPLPLPGGPGLPSRSAASFSPPPFPSCERSPGFRVETASLHGRPRRSRIDILLDRFRGTIHELAGSRPANPLPVASRLADAAADRAASGA, via the coding sequence ATGGTCGAAATCGAAACCCGAACACGACGGTTGGGCGCGCTCCGGAAGCAGATCCAGGAGTGCGGCCGGGAGGTGTCCCGGCAGCCCGCTTCCGTGCGTTCGACGGGGTGCCGCGGACTGGATGAACTGCTGACGCATCAGGGGATCGGCCGGGGGACGCTCGTGGAGTGGCTGGGAGACGGGATGGCGAGCGGAGCCGCGACCCTCTCTCTGACGGTGGGCCGGGCGATCTGCCCGGAAGGTCGTCCAGTCGTTCTGATCGATCGGCTCCAGGTGCTGTTCCCTCTCGCGCTAAAGCTGCTCGGGTTCGATCTCGCGCGGATCGTGATCGTCCGGCCCTCCTCGGAGCAGGAAGCGCTGTGGGCGTTCGAAGAGACTCTGCGGTGCGCGGGGGTCGGTTTCGTGTGGGCCAACATTGAACGGCTCAGCGGGACGAGTTTCCGGCGGCTGCAGCTGGCGGCGGAGACGGCGAACGGCGTCGGCTTTCTTCTCCGATCGGCACGGGCCCTCCCCCAGCCATCGTGGGCCGAATCCCGGCTGGTCGTCCGCCCGCTGCCGCTCCCCGGCGGCCCAGGCCTTCCCTCCCGGTCCGCAGCCTCTTTTTCCCCTCCTCCCTTCCCCTCCTGCGAGAGGTCTCCGGGCTTTCGGGTCGAGACCGCCTCCCTCCATGGAAGACCGCGACGCTCAAGGATCGACATCCTGCTCGACCGCTTTCGAGGAACGATTCATGAGCTCGCAGGGTCCCGGCCGGCGAATCCTCTGCCTGTGGCTTCCCGCTTGGCCGATGCAGCGGCGGACCGCGCCGCATCCGGAGCTTGA
- a CDS encoding DUF1559 domain-containing protein: protein MLRSRSLVASPPCRRSGFTLIELLVVIAIIAVLVAILLPAVQQAREAARQTDCKNRIKQLALAMHNHHETFSKFPRNYKQVGANAWEALSANFELLSYLDAANLYNAGQQNITNWSWIYNNTMNADLAVFRCPSAQLGPKRGQHPQSWDGPGTNYAWCTGSSTETVWAGDRFNGLISYQFDRKMADATDGLSNVIMCGEILSGSGQTGSTGKFPNDIFYVGNGPFNSIVNKDFPTINELNTIGQAALSAPIGFKSNNGTMWAWYAAAQSTFNAAAPPNWQYPTAGGDCCPGGAHDWGVGIIPTRSKHTGGSTVALGDGSVRFIQDSIDLLTFQRLGNMKDGKAVGEF, encoded by the coding sequence ATGCTGCGTTCGCGTTCGCTCGTTGCCTCGCCTCCCTGCCGTCGGAGCGGATTCACTCTGATCGAGCTCCTGGTTGTCATTGCGATCATTGCGGTGCTGGTTGCGATCCTGCTGCCGGCCGTGCAGCAGGCTCGCGAGGCGGCCCGCCAGACCGACTGCAAGAACCGCATCAAGCAGCTTGCCCTTGCGATGCATAACCACCATGAGACCTTCAGCAAGTTCCCGCGGAACTACAAGCAGGTCGGGGCGAACGCCTGGGAGGCGCTCAGCGCCAATTTTGAGCTTCTGTCTTATCTCGACGCCGCCAACCTCTACAACGCCGGCCAACAGAACATCACCAACTGGAGCTGGATCTACAACAACACCATGAACGCCGACCTGGCGGTGTTCCGTTGTCCTTCGGCTCAGTTGGGGCCAAAGCGTGGGCAGCACCCGCAGAGCTGGGACGGCCCCGGAACAAACTACGCCTGGTGCACCGGAAGCTCCACCGAAACCGTGTGGGCCGGTGACCGCTTCAACGGCCTGATCTCGTACCAGTTCGACCGGAAGATGGCGGACGCCACGGATGGGCTCTCGAACGTGATCATGTGCGGCGAGATCCTCTCCGGCTCGGGTCAGACCGGGAGCACAGGGAAGTTTCCGAACGACATCTTCTATGTCGGAAACGGGCCGTTCAATTCGATCGTCAACAAGGACTTCCCGACGATCAACGAGCTCAACACGATCGGCCAGGCCGCGCTGAGCGCCCCGATCGGCTTCAAGTCGAACAACGGAACGATGTGGGCTTGGTACGCCGCCGCCCAGTCGACCTTCAACGCCGCCGCTCCTCCGAACTGGCAGTATCCGACGGCCGGAGGGGACTGCTGCCCCGGCGGGGCGCACGACTGGGGTGTCGGGATCATTCCGACCCGCAGCAAGCACACCGGTGGTTCCACGGTTGCCCTTGGGGACGGCTCCGTCCGGTTCATTCAGGACAGCATCGACCTGCTGACCTTCCAGCGGCTCGGAAACATGAAGGACGGTAAGGCCGTCGGCGAGTTCTGA